Proteins encoded by one window of Candidatus Nitrosocosmicus hydrocola:
- the trxB gene encoding thioredoxin-disulfide reductase, producing the protein MTTPAEEIKDNTDDIVSSNVSDRHFDVAIIGSGPAGYTASIYTSRAKLKTIIISGSLPGGQLMTTTEVENFPGFPNGITGPELMVNMQQQSERFGTKIVIDEVTRVDFKNRPFKIYTGSEEYTADCVLISTGASPRKLGLKSEGDYSGKGVSYCATCDGPFFRNQEIIVVGGGDTALEEATFLTKFGKSVKIVHRRNELRASKILQERAFENPKIEFIWNSAVVDIKGPSKVATVTIKDITTGAETTLNAGGLFVAIGHEPNTTIFKNQLDLDERGYVVLNNNTRTNIAGVFAAGDVHDHRYRQAITAAGFGCMAALDIEKWLSETRGK; encoded by the coding sequence ATGACGACTCCCGCTGAAGAAATTAAAGACAATACTGATGATATTGTTTCTAGTAACGTGAGTGATCGACACTTCGATGTCGCCATCATTGGTTCAGGACCAGCTGGATATACAGCATCAATATATACATCAAGAGCTAAACTCAAAACCATCATCATTTCCGGTAGCTTACCTGGTGGGCAATTGATGACGACAACGGAGGTTGAAAACTTTCCTGGGTTTCCAAATGGCATAACGGGACCAGAGTTGATGGTGAACATGCAACAACAATCTGAAAGATTTGGAACAAAAATTGTAATTGATGAAGTAACTCGGGTGGATTTTAAAAATAGGCCTTTTAAGATTTACACCGGATCAGAGGAGTATACTGCAGATTGTGTTTTGATCTCCACTGGCGCATCTCCAAGAAAGTTAGGGCTAAAAAGCGAAGGGGACTACTCTGGTAAAGGTGTTTCTTACTGTGCAACTTGTGATGGACCCTTTTTTAGAAACCAAGAGATTATAGTTGTAGGTGGTGGAGACACAGCGTTAGAAGAGGCTACTTTTTTGACTAAATTTGGCAAATCTGTAAAAATAGTTCACAGACGAAATGAATTAAGAGCAAGCAAAATTCTCCAAGAACGTGCATTTGAGAATCCAAAAATTGAGTTCATCTGGAATTCAGCCGTCGTTGATATTAAAGGTCCAAGCAAGGTCGCTACAGTTACTATTAAAGATATTACTACAGGCGCTGAGACTACTCTAAATGCTGGTGGGTTGTTCGTAGCAATAGGACATGAGCCAAATACTACTATATTTAAAAATCAATTAGATTTAGACGAGCGAGGTTATGTAGTGTTGAATAATAATACTAGAACGAACATCGCTGGTGTTTTTGCAGCTGGAGATGTCCATGATCATAGGTATAGACAAGCAATTACAGCTGCCGGCTTTGGATGTATGGCAGCACTTGATATTGAAAAATGGTTATCAGAAACCAGAGGCAAATAG
- a CDS encoding homoserine dehydrogenase: protein MNKKTNLMRIIVCGMGVVGQSFLKLLLASSSTLYKEYGIKPRVVACVDSNGVAYSPTGLDLEKVLEIKEKFGSLKAFDGPKLPSDNYIEDLDAEVFLELTPTNLTTAEPGLSHIISALRSKKNVITVNKGPLALSFSSLIELSDYNNVMLRFSGTVGGGTPVLEFAKHCLKGDKITSFSGILNGTTNYILTRMADGLPFNEALRDAKEKGYAEANPSLDIDGDDAAAKLVIMANWIMGYKVTLRDVDKMGISNIHPDEFTKATAEGKSIKLIAKCDKKDLFVKPLPISKDDPIYVNGTLNAVTFKSEHSGEQTIIGKGAGGMETASSILRDLIEIKENMTKYQVN, encoded by the coding sequence ATTAATAAAAAGACAAATCTAATGAGGATAATCGTTTGTGGCATGGGCGTTGTTGGACAGAGTTTTTTAAAATTGCTATTAGCAAGTTCATCTACTCTATATAAAGAGTATGGAATCAAACCAAGGGTTGTAGCTTGTGTTGACAGTAATGGAGTAGCTTATTCACCAACAGGTCTGGACTTAGAAAAAGTACTCGAAATCAAAGAAAAATTTGGCAGCTTAAAGGCTTTTGATGGACCAAAACTACCTTCGGATAATTACATAGAGGATTTAGATGCAGAAGTGTTTTTAGAACTCACACCCACAAATCTTACAACCGCAGAGCCAGGTTTGTCTCATATCATTTCTGCATTAAGATCAAAAAAAAATGTAATCACTGTTAATAAGGGTCCACTTGCATTGTCGTTTTCTTCACTGATTGAACTTTCTGACTATAACAACGTAATGTTACGTTTTAGTGGAACAGTAGGTGGTGGAACCCCAGTTTTGGAATTTGCAAAGCATTGTCTTAAAGGAGACAAAATAACTTCTTTCAGTGGAATATTAAACGGCACCACAAATTATATACTTACCAGAATGGCTGATGGGTTACCATTTAATGAAGCTCTAAGAGATGCAAAAGAAAAGGGTTATGCAGAAGCAAATCCTTCATTGGATATCGATGGAGATGATGCGGCTGCTAAATTGGTTATAATGGCAAATTGGATCATGGGATACAAAGTAACGTTGCGAGATGTAGACAAGATGGGGATTTCAAACATACATCCCGATGAATTTACCAAAGCGACAGCTGAAGGAAAATCAATAAAATTAATTGCAAAATGTGATAAGAAAGATCTATTCGTAAAGCCTCTTCCAATATCAAAGGATGATCCAATTTATGTGAATGGGACACTGAACGCCGTTACCTTCAAATCAGAACACTCAGGGGAACAGACAATAATTGGAAAAGGTGCTGGCGGGATGGAAACTGCAAGTTCTATTTTGCGGGATCTTATTGAGATAAAGGAAAACATGACTAAGTACCAGGTAAATTAG
- a CDS encoding DUF47 domain-containing protein has protein sequence MYSGELEFQAKRKTIAILQEETNKILKLSRELALMTDAIFEGNNTKIAESFERMSNVENDIVVLRKQITREVIAIGSLMTYREDLLRTAYFIDEISGYISGISFRLSNINPQVIRERFENDLKSMVDVIIDVIFKINEMSRTLTIRPENTIELASEVQRIELEVDKKYREMTIKALDCLHNTKDLILFKDTIEGIEGMVDKCQQASNSFTILALSI, from the coding sequence ATGTATAGCGGTGAGCTAGAGTTCCAAGCCAAGAGAAAAACTATTGCTATATTGCAAGAAGAAACAAACAAGATATTGAAATTATCCAGGGAACTGGCACTGATGACTGATGCGATTTTTGAGGGAAATAATACAAAAATTGCAGAATCATTTGAGAGGATGAGCAATGTGGAAAATGACATTGTTGTATTAAGAAAACAGATTACTAGAGAAGTTATAGCTATCGGAAGTTTAATGACTTATAGAGAGGATCTGCTGAGAACCGCATACTTCATCGATGAAATTTCTGGATACATAAGCGGAATTTCTTTCAGGTTGTCAAATATTAACCCTCAGGTCATAAGAGAACGATTTGAGAACGATTTGAAAAGTATGGTTGATGTTATCATTGATGTTATTTTCAAGATAAATGAAATGTCAAGGACACTTACCATTAGGCCCGAGAATACAATAGAGTTAGCAAGCGAAGTTCAGAGAATAGAATTGGAAGTAGATAAAAAGTATCGAGAGATGACCATAAAAGCATTAGACTGCCTTCACAATACGAAGGACTTGATACTCTTTAAGGACACTATCGAAGGAATAGAAGGTATGGTTGATAAATGTCAGCAAGCCTCAAATTCCTTCACAATATTGGCATTAAGTATTTGA
- the endA gene encoding tRNA-intron lyase, whose product MPYSGQLIENRIFIHDLLQSRSLFGDGYYGKPLGISKPKNAEFDSPLVLDLIEGYYLNINKKLDVFKHNGIAVTSDEILRQCKKQYVNFEVKFKVFEGLRDKGYVVTPGIKFGCDFAVYIHGPGIDHAPFLVKVLVENEKITSIDIVLAGRLATTVKKQFILAIVNQKSGTVKFIGFDWWRA is encoded by the coding sequence ATGCCGTATTCAGGTCAATTAATTGAAAATAGAATATTCATTCATGATTTACTTCAATCAAGGAGTTTGTTTGGTGATGGATATTACGGAAAACCGCTCGGAATATCAAAACCAAAGAATGCTGAATTTGATTCTCCTTTAGTCTTGGATCTTATTGAGGGCTATTACCTGAACATAAATAAAAAACTCGACGTTTTTAAACATAATGGAATTGCCGTTACCTCTGATGAAATCCTAAGACAGTGTAAGAAACAATATGTCAATTTTGAGGTAAAATTCAAAGTATTTGAGGGCCTAAGAGACAAGGGTTATGTTGTAACACCTGGTATAAAATTTGGTTGTGATTTTGCAGTATATATCCATGGTCCGGGAATTGATCACGCACCTTTCCTTGTAAAGGTCTTAGTTGAGAATGAAAAAATAACGAGCATAGATATTGTGCTTGCCGGGAGGTTGGCCACCACAGTAAAAAAACAATTTATCTTAGCAATTGTCAATCAAAAGAGTGGTACTGTAAAATTTATAGGGTTTGATTGGTGGAGAGCTTAA
- a CDS encoding UDP-N-acetylglucosamine 2-epimerase: protein MKNNKNVQYVTNKNIETNSKVFNPEKIHMEQKLLPILIHKKNFDSLFSKNSDFGKALAIVIGTKPDFYKQAPLLIESRRQGLPAFIISTGQHYDNLLGYGIKEFELQNSIICDLQIRGDLIQKSSDLMLKFGYFGRYLKSHLPGKGILPIVHGDTLVAGIATLSWVFGLGQKVGQNESGLRSMSPMNILHIKANKVPTCLAVEKFITNQLTSSWFLTREEPFPEQIDTWVCSSGTKYFFVPTKLNKEHLIREGYPPEDIHIVGNSVVDAIDLKRKNKPRNSIFEIYPKLESGNWIRMDIHRRENLTTHRFKAIIGGLIELIKNTQFKVVLVLLNGTISALNRYDLYSTLLDLERCYPEKFLITNLWKEYGNVVEFLDSGKCWAEITDSGSMQEELLYFPNVSSFTVRFNTDRPETVFDARGNILVPPINRYWLPKIVSAVYEKGENFGFNFKRKKKIYGQPGQVSSKIITLMKKEFERKENNFFPWLHQRLNYWHEADDFDYL from the coding sequence TTGAAAAACAATAAAAATGTTCAATACGTTACAAATAAAAACATTGAAACCAATTCAAAAGTATTCAATCCTGAAAAAATCCATATGGAACAGAAACTCCTTCCTATACTTATCCATAAAAAAAATTTCGATTCGTTATTTTCAAAAAATTCTGACTTTGGCAAAGCACTAGCCATTGTAATTGGCACAAAGCCTGATTTCTATAAGCAAGCCCCACTCTTGATAGAATCGAGAAGACAAGGACTACCTGCGTTTATTATTTCAACTGGACAACATTATGACAACCTACTTGGCTACGGTATTAAGGAATTTGAACTTCAAAATTCTATTATCTGTGATTTGCAGATTAGAGGAGACCTCATTCAAAAGTCAAGTGATTTGATGTTAAAATTTGGTTATTTTGGCAGGTATCTCAAAAGTCATTTACCTGGTAAGGGCATCCTACCAATTGTTCATGGTGACACCCTGGTGGCAGGTATTGCGACTTTATCTTGGGTGTTTGGGCTGGGTCAAAAAGTTGGTCAAAATGAATCAGGATTGCGCTCAATGAGCCCGATGAATATTTTACACATCAAGGCTAATAAGGTTCCCACCTGCTTAGCAGTAGAAAAATTTATCACCAACCAACTAACATCGAGTTGGTTTTTGACTCGTGAGGAACCCTTTCCAGAACAAATAGATACTTGGGTATGTTCATCAGGAACGAAGTACTTTTTCGTTCCTACTAAATTGAATAAAGAACATCTCATTAGAGAGGGTTATCCTCCTGAGGACATACACATAGTCGGAAATTCAGTTGTCGATGCTATAGATTTAAAAAGAAAGAATAAACCTCGTAATAGTATATTTGAAATATATCCAAAATTGGAATCCGGAAACTGGATCCGAATGGATATACATCGCAGAGAAAACTTGACTACACATAGATTCAAGGCAATCATTGGAGGTCTTATTGAGTTGATAAAAAACACTCAATTTAAGGTTGTATTAGTCTTGTTGAATGGTACCATTTCAGCTCTTAATCGATATGATTTGTATTCTACTCTTTTGGATCTTGAGAGATGTTACCCCGAGAAATTTTTGATTACTAATTTGTGGAAAGAGTATGGTAACGTTGTAGAATTTTTGGATAGCGGAAAGTGTTGGGCAGAAATTACTGATTCAGGGTCTATGCAAGAAGAGCTTTTGTATTTTCCAAATGTGAGTTCATTTACAGTTAGGTTTAACACCGACAGGCCTGAAACTGTCTTTGACGCTAGAGGTAATATCCTGGTCCCTCCGATTAACAGGTACTGGTTACCAAAAATCGTTTCTGCCGTATATGAAAAAGGGGAGAATTTTGGTTTCAACTTTAAGAGGAAAAAAAAGATATATGGTCAACCAGGTCAGGTTTCTAGCAAAATTATCACGTTAATGAAGAAGGAATTTGAGAGGAAAGAAAATAACTTTTTCCCGTGGCTTCATCAAAGACTAAATTATTGGCACGAGGCTGATGACTTTGATTACCTTTAG
- a CDS encoding galactose-1-phosphate uridylyltransferase: MSELRKDYYVPDKYVIIPNNFDQLDKFSEMIHNQQQSNHKRNAEDCPYCPCSVDKCDNLVLSFVVKDGILQRLYDTTEEENETWTIRVFECKNPIVTSVSNHQYSDRPFYREPACGYDLIVVPTPKHDVALSELSVDQWTNLLLVLQDRVRWLYSQRGVTYVAIYASRGLNGDNKIKHPHFHITTFSAIPPIIEKEAKTFHQSMNESGSCPACDMIGSEVNGPRQLFSTDNFITLVPWAPTYNYEFWICPRKHSTFFSKATQKEIKDLALVVCSSLRGMDKVLGITDFSIAFHISPEKKNSRQLHWHLEIYPLVNSWSGLERGFGIFVNTPTPEDSAKLLGEASRKELARLIGVL; the protein is encoded by the coding sequence TTGTCGGAGTTAAGAAAAGATTATTATGTACCTGACAAGTATGTTATAATACCAAATAATTTTGATCAGTTAGATAAATTTTCTGAAATGATTCACAATCAACAGCAATCAAATCACAAGAGGAATGCTGAAGATTGTCCATACTGTCCCTGCTCAGTCGATAAATGTGATAATTTGGTTTTGTCATTTGTTGTCAAGGACGGTATTCTGCAAAGACTGTATGATACTACGGAAGAGGAAAACGAAACCTGGACCATTCGTGTTTTTGAATGTAAGAATCCTATCGTAACATCTGTTTCAAACCACCAATATTCCGATAGACCTTTTTATAGAGAACCCGCATGCGGTTATGATCTTATAGTAGTCCCTACTCCTAAACATGACGTTGCTCTCTCGGAATTATCAGTGGATCAATGGACAAATTTACTCCTAGTTTTGCAAGATAGAGTTCGATGGCTCTATAGTCAAAGAGGTGTAACTTATGTAGCAATTTATGCCAGCAGAGGATTAAATGGTGACAATAAGATAAAGCATCCTCACTTTCACATAACGACTTTCTCGGCCATTCCACCAATAATTGAGAAAGAAGCCAAAACTTTTCATCAGTCTATGAATGAGAGTGGGAGTTGTCCTGCATGCGATATGATTGGTTCCGAGGTGAATGGACCAAGGCAGCTGTTTTCAACTGACAATTTCATTACATTGGTGCCGTGGGCTCCTACTTATAATTATGAGTTTTGGATATGTCCCCGAAAACATTCGACCTTTTTTTCAAAAGCCACTCAAAAAGAAATCAAAGACCTGGCACTCGTTGTCTGTTCATCACTTAGAGGAATGGATAAGGTGTTGGGAATTACTGATTTTAGTATTGCATTTCACATCTCACCTGAAAAAAAGAACAGTAGGCAACTCCATTGGCATTTAGAAATCTATCCGCTTGTAAATTCTTGGTCAGGTTTGGAGCGGGGATTTGGTATATTTGTTAATACTCCTACTCCTGAGGATTCAGCCAAATTACTAGGTGAAGCTTCTAGGAAGGAATTAGCCAGACTAATCGGAGTCCTCTAA
- the prf1 gene encoding peptide chain release factor aRF-1, which yields MPQPTNDVKWDSVRKYKLTKMLNDLSKITGHGTELVTVYIPPKRPIHDVLSQLRNEAGTATNIKSDLTRNHVQDALNKTMEQLKLYKEPPENGLVIFCGAIPTGKGIGTEKIEIFTVVPPKPVQINLYRCDDHFWIDHIKEMLKDDRTVAIISIDTQEAGLGILTGDRWETVETLTSGVSGKHRQGGQSARRFERLRDNELNEYYHRVADYAQKIFIDQYTVKGLIVGGPGPTKETFIREEYLDYRLQNNVLATLDTSYSGDEGVREIIDKVNDQGIMSEFRSMEEKKIVKKFMGEVFSGKGLGVYGLYEVVNFLKNGIAESIIATDNIDLLYLEIICNKCGNVFEKFVERDQLIDTKQSIISTPCNKCSSLDYQIKEKDFIDYLEEFASLSGTKLDIISSKTEEGAQIESLGKLGALLRFKQIS from the coding sequence ATGCCACAGCCGACTAACGATGTGAAATGGGATTCTGTACGAAAATACAAACTTACAAAAATGTTGAATGATTTGTCTAAAATTACTGGCCATGGTACGGAGTTGGTGACCGTTTATATTCCTCCTAAAAGGCCTATTCATGACGTTTTATCTCAGTTGAGAAATGAGGCCGGCACAGCAACAAATATAAAATCGGATCTTACCCGAAATCATGTCCAAGATGCTTTAAATAAAACTATGGAACAACTTAAGCTTTACAAAGAACCACCAGAAAATGGGTTAGTAATTTTTTGTGGAGCTATTCCAACTGGAAAAGGAATAGGGACAGAGAAGATAGAGATATTTACAGTAGTACCACCAAAGCCCGTACAAATTAATTTGTATAGATGTGATGATCACTTTTGGATTGATCACATAAAGGAAATGTTAAAGGATGATAGAACTGTTGCAATAATATCAATTGATACACAAGAGGCTGGTTTAGGTATCCTTACGGGAGACAGATGGGAAACTGTTGAAACCCTTACGTCAGGTGTTTCAGGCAAGCATAGACAGGGGGGGCAATCCGCAAGGAGATTTGAGCGATTGCGAGATAATGAGCTAAACGAATACTATCATCGGGTAGCAGATTATGCCCAAAAAATATTTATCGACCAATATACTGTTAAAGGGCTCATAGTAGGAGGTCCAGGTCCTACTAAGGAGACTTTCATACGTGAGGAATATCTTGATTATAGGTTGCAAAATAACGTACTAGCAACTCTCGATACATCGTATTCTGGGGATGAAGGAGTACGGGAAATAATTGATAAGGTAAATGATCAAGGAATAATGTCCGAATTTCGTTCTATGGAAGAAAAGAAGATAGTAAAAAAATTCATGGGCGAAGTTTTTTCAGGTAAGGGTTTGGGTGTTTACGGATTGTACGAAGTTGTCAATTTCCTAAAAAATGGGATTGCCGAATCAATTATTGCAACTGACAATATAGATCTTTTATACTTGGAGATTATTTGCAATAAGTGCGGAAACGTATTTGAAAAATTTGTGGAAAGAGATCAACTCATAGATACCAAACAATCAATAATTTCCACACCATGTAATAAATGCAGCAGTTTGGATTACCAAATAAAAGAAAAGGACTTCATCGATTATCTTGAGGAATTTGCTTCACTTTCAGGAACCAAACTAGATATAATTTCTTCAAAAACGGAAGAAGGTGCTCAAATTGAGAGTCTTGGCAAGTTAGGAGCACTATTGAGATTTAAGCAAATATCATAA
- a CDS encoding alkaline phosphatase family protein, whose protein sequence is MTKVKTIYILLDGIGDLPHPDLNYLTPLEAAYTPYLDKIARHGVSGKVTSVGEGIAPQSDIAVFNMLGYNFKDMEYFGRGVVECIGCGIDFIEGDLALRGNFATIDTSNNRIIDRRAGRNISKEDSNAICNLIREKVKLHDIEYSIEPTIGHRVVLRFRRRDIKLGQNITNTDPAYEKVNGIGIALDTSKSDLFVAKSLANDEISKISSDIVNDFSDQVIKILDNCQINKDRESKGLLPINCILLRDAGNRYPKVSDINEKYNLKFASLVDMPVEIGISKIVGMKSYEAGDTNEYELKAKILLDILNDYDLIYVHIKGPDEFGHDGDARGKKRNIEEIDKHFFRNISWGLEKLDNQQRVQFIICGDHSTPCLKKAHTDDPIPLLVSGDGLQADGTSRYTEGNAERGKLGKIYGYKVIDKALEIFKGSNNQMN, encoded by the coding sequence TTGACAAAGGTTAAGACGATTTACATATTGCTGGATGGTATTGGGGACTTGCCCCATCCAGATTTGAATTATTTGACACCATTGGAGGCAGCTTATACTCCATATCTTGACAAGATAGCAAGACATGGAGTATCTGGAAAAGTTACTAGTGTAGGGGAAGGTATTGCACCTCAATCGGATATTGCTGTCTTCAATATGCTTGGGTACAATTTCAAAGACATGGAATACTTTGGTAGAGGTGTTGTTGAATGTATAGGATGTGGTATAGATTTTATCGAGGGTGACTTGGCTCTTAGAGGCAACTTTGCAACCATTGATACTTCAAATAACAGAATTATTGATAGACGAGCGGGCCGGAATATTTCAAAAGAAGATTCAAACGCTATCTGCAATTTGATAAGAGAAAAGGTAAAGTTACACGATATAGAGTATTCAATTGAGCCTACAATAGGGCATAGAGTAGTCTTGCGATTCAGAAGGAGAGACATCAAACTGGGTCAAAATATTACAAATACGGACCCTGCTTATGAAAAGGTAAATGGGATTGGCATAGCACTTGACACATCAAAGTCTGATTTGTTTGTTGCCAAGTCACTGGCTAATGATGAGATTTCCAAGATATCTTCAGATATAGTTAATGATTTTTCGGATCAAGTGATAAAAATATTAGACAATTGTCAAATAAACAAGGATAGGGAATCAAAGGGGCTCTTACCAATAAACTGTATTCTATTGAGAGACGCCGGAAATAGGTATCCTAAGGTCTCTGATATTAACGAAAAATACAATCTCAAATTTGCATCCCTTGTTGATATGCCTGTAGAGATAGGAATATCAAAAATTGTCGGAATGAAATCATACGAAGCTGGGGATACCAACGAATATGAATTAAAGGCCAAGATTCTATTGGATATACTTAACGATTACGATTTGATTTATGTTCATATAAAGGGACCAGATGAATTCGGACATGATGGTGATGCAAGAGGAAAAAAACGAAATATCGAAGAGATAGATAAACATTTTTTTAGGAATATAAGCTGGGGATTGGAAAAATTGGATAATCAACAAAGAGTTCAATTTATTATCTGCGGGGATCATTCTACCCCGTGCTTAAAAAAGGCTCATACAGACGACCCAATTCCCCTCCTAGTCTCTGGTGATGGGCTTCAGGCCGATGGGACTAGTCGTTATACAGAGGGTAATGCTGAGCGAGGGAAGCTTGGTAAAATTTATGGTTATAAAGTTATCGATAAGGCACTGGAAATTTTTAAAGGGTCTAACAACCAAATGAATTAG
- a CDS encoding MBL fold metallo-hydrolase RNA specificity domain-containing protein, translating into MTDKETRIYLDPRQLTSENLVFISHAHTDHLVSKTSLKKFNLEKKILCSPETIAIAKVRGHVFNNSDIFHNDFKFVNTGHILGSRGLLLEDKIFYTGDLSMRDRAFLAKPKIPKVETLIIESTFGKREYIFPPLNLVTHEVNSLISNMYDKGIPVILMGYSLGKAQVLCSLFGSWKPLIVHDEVLKFNQIYRKFGVILEEEISLTSAIERGILDKKPWILIHPLVNSNQATINNLKKKYGAVTIGFSGWGINKKFKYMMNLDHVIPFSDHCDFKELLEVVTRCRPNKVYTFHGFEEEFATELVKRGYDAEPISHKNNQSNQKKIKESAKTKSLDSYF; encoded by the coding sequence TTGACTGATAAAGAAACAAGGATCTATTTGGACCCAAGGCAACTCACATCTGAGAATCTAGTATTCATATCACACGCACATACTGATCATTTGGTTAGTAAAACTAGTTTAAAAAAATTCAATTTAGAAAAAAAAATTTTGTGCTCTCCTGAAACTATAGCTATAGCAAAAGTAAGAGGGCATGTATTTAATAATTCTGATATTTTTCACAATGACTTTAAATTCGTTAACACTGGACATATTCTTGGGTCCCGCGGCCTCTTATTGGAAGATAAAATATTTTATACAGGTGATCTTTCAATGAGAGACAGAGCTTTTTTAGCAAAGCCGAAAATACCTAAAGTTGAAACTCTGATAATAGAATCTACATTTGGAAAACGAGAATATATTTTTCCGCCTTTAAACCTTGTAACTCATGAAGTAAATTCTCTCATCTCTAATATGTATGACAAAGGTATACCTGTTATCCTAATGGGTTATTCTCTGGGAAAGGCTCAAGTTCTATGTTCCTTATTTGGTTCATGGAAACCTCTAATTGTGCATGACGAGGTCCTAAAGTTTAATCAAATCTATAGAAAATTTGGAGTTATCCTTGAGGAGGAAATATCGCTCACCAGTGCAATTGAAAGAGGCATATTGGATAAAAAACCCTGGATATTGATTCATCCTCTCGTAAATTCAAACCAAGCCACTATCAACAATTTGAAGAAAAAATACGGTGCAGTCACAATAGGATTTAGCGGATGGGGCATCAATAAGAAATTCAAGTATATGATGAATCTTGATCATGTAATCCCATTTAGTGATCATTGTGACTTCAAAGAATTGTTAGAAGTTGTAACTAGATGTAGGCCCAATAAAGTTTATACCTTTCATGGCTTCGAAGAGGAATTTGCAACAGAATTAGTTAAAAGAGGATATGACGCAGAACCAATCTCACATAAAAATAATCAATCAAATCAAAAAAAAATTAAAGAAAGTGCTAAAACAAAATCTTTAGATAGCTACTTTTGA
- a CDS encoding LLM class flavin-dependent oxidoreductase codes for MKIKFGLTFGLNVARLGLDETQVITAAQIADRTNFDSVWAMDHTNVPQWKNAVVNDAWLMLAAIGAVTEKVELGTCVTDAIRRHPSTIALSTVTLDRITKGRGILGIGAGEAQNVVDFGIEFSKPVTKFKEQLEVIEKLFDSSPDNRVNYEGKYYNLVDACLQAKPVRKPRPPVYIAAGAPKTLELCATYGDGWIPIGYTPALFENHANVIRDHAKRLGRDISNFEFANDVDVYFTEDGETAWEKMKGAVKVSLYKPELLKVHNIQQDSEFDFRRYFTEYAMNKPELMEQMKKASTQIPDDVARTAIGVGSPDDVIEMLERFIKAGTNHFIIRFWGAGLYQNVETFGNKVVPYFDNLQK; via the coding sequence ATGAAAATTAAATTTGGACTAACTTTTGGCTTAAATGTTGCGAGATTGGGATTGGACGAGACACAAGTAATTACTGCTGCACAGATTGCTGATAGGACTAATTTTGACTCAGTTTGGGCCATGGATCATACAAACGTACCACAATGGAAAAACGCCGTCGTAAATGATGCTTGGCTGATGTTGGCTGCAATCGGTGCCGTTACAGAAAAGGTTGAATTAGGAACATGTGTGACTGATGCAATTAGGAGGCATCCATCTACCATTGCATTATCTACTGTGACCCTCGATCGCATAACTAAAGGAAGAGGTATTTTGGGTATTGGAGCTGGAGAAGCTCAGAATGTCGTTGATTTTGGAATCGAATTCAGTAAACCTGTTACCAAATTTAAGGAGCAACTTGAAGTTATCGAAAAGCTATTTGACTCAAGTCCAGATAACCGAGTAAACTATGAAGGAAAGTATTACAACCTTGTCGATGCTTGCTTACAGGCAAAACCCGTGAGAAAACCAAGACCCCCTGTTTACATTGCAGCTGGGGCACCAAAGACGCTGGAATTGTGCGCCACATATGGTGATGGGTGGATACCAATTGGTTATACTCCAGCCCTCTTTGAAAATCACGCAAATGTCATAAGAGACCATGCAAAGAGATTAGGGCGTGATATATCAAATTTCGAATTTGCAAATGATGTAGACGTTTATTTTACAGAAGACGGAGAGACAGCATGGGAAAAAATGAAAGGAGCGGTAAAAGTCAGTTTGTATAAACCAGAGCTCTTAAAGGTCCATAATATTCAACAGGATTCAGAATTTGATTTCAGAAGATATTTTACGGAATATGCCATGAATAAACCTGAACTTATGGAGCAAATGAAAAAGGCATCAACACAGATTCCTGACGATGTGGCACGAACAGCCATTGGAGTTGGAAGTCCTGACGATGTCATCGAAATGCTAGAGCGATTTATAAAAGCTGGAACTAATCACTTTATAATTCGATTCTGGGGTGCTGGGTTGTATCAAAATGTAGAAACTTTTGGTAACAAAGTTGTACCTTATTTTGACAATTTGCAAAAATGA